ATTCCAATGTCATTTGATGTGATGAAAATATTTCAAGACGCAGGGTTTAAGCTGAAAGAGCTGATTATAAAAGAACAACATAACTGTAAAGCAACGGGATATTGGAAAACTAATAGTGTGAAATATAATTTTTTGTTGATAGCACATGAGTATTTGTTTGTGTTTAGAAAGTGAGATTATGTATGTTAAAAATAGCAGATTTAGAAATTAGTTGTTTTCGTTCTATATTAAACCTAAAGCTATGTATAGAAAGCGAACCTAATTTAATATCGATATGTGGGGAAAATAATGTTGGAAAAACAAATACATTAAGGGCAATTAATCTATTTTTTAATCCTGAAGATTATGAAATTTCAATGGATAGACCAACATTAAAACAGGCTCAAGGAGGAGCTAGAATAGATCCTAAAATCACAGTAACACTTTGTGATGATGAAAATGATGAATATTTTCAAATTACCCGTGATTTCAAATATTATAATATTCAAAATGAAAAGTTTCTATCGGGAGTTTCGTTTACCAAAAGAGGTACTTTGATTAACAAAAAAAGCAAAAAAACAATGACTTTTGCTGAAATAAAAAGCAAATTGGAATTAATAGAATTTAGATATATAGAATCCATAAATATAGACATACCTGACTTAATAGAGAAGTTAACAAATGATGCAATCGATGTAGAATATGAACAAAGTAGAATGACTAAAAGCAAGCAAGAATTAAAAAATGCTTATGTAAAGTATATAACTGGATTACAAGAAATTTTGGATGTTTTTTCAAATGATATATCTCGGATTTTTAATGAATTTAAAAGTAATTGGAATGTAACTTTTAAAGTCCCAAGCTCAGCTGATACATTTAGAGATTTGATTTCGGATGATGTTGAATTATTAATAGATGATAAAGGCTGTAGAGGGATAGAACAAAAAGGTTCTGGACTACAACGACTAGCGGTAATACTATTAAATTTTGAAATACTTAAAAGAATCAAGCATAAGAAGAGTTATATTCTATGTGTTGATGAACCAGATATTTTTCTACATGATGGATTGCAAAAAAAACTTATGGAATTTTTCAAAGAAAGTTCTGATAAAATGCAAATTTTTTACACTACTCATTCGAAGAATTTTATAAATCAGTATTCGATGAAAAATATAATACTATTAGGCTCTAAACATTATCCACAACATAGTGCACGTAAAAAAAGATACATAGATGTTGTCGAAACAATTTTTATAGATATAAGCACGAATGATGGGTATGATCAAATATGTGAGCATTTAGGAATAGAACAAAATACTTATAATGTGCTTAAAAAGAATAATATTTTGGTAGAAGGAGGATGTGATAAAAAGTATCTTGAACAACTTGGTGATTATTTTGGATTTAAGAAACCTAACATTATATCGGCAGATGGTGTGACTAATGTTGAAAAATATTTGGATTTTTATAATTCATATTATAAAGACAATACAACTGCCTACAAGCCGTGTGTTAAGGTATTATTTGACAATGATTTGGCAGGGCGTGATGTTTATTGCAAAATAAAAAAAGATAAATACACTTATATTAATGTCTGTCCAGTATTACTTTGTAACTTTAATAATACGAGCAATATGAATTTAACAAATAACACATGCAATCACGAAATTGAAGATTATGTATATCCTGAAATTATATGTTACTTAGTCAATAAACTTCTTCAAAAAAAATCATTTAACACTATTGATATTGGCAAAGTAACTGAAAAAATTATAAAGCCAGCTTATCAAAATAACGGTATTCTTTACACGATTGAATATGAAAAAAATGAACAAAATCAGGAGGAAGGGCATAAAATATCATTTGTATCAGCGAAAAAAGCAACAAACGATATTAAAAATGGTCTTGCTGGTATGTTTAATATACCGGGTGACAGAGCTATAATAGAACTCCTTGAACAATGTGATAGAAAATATCCATATGTAAAAAATTTTCTAAAAGAGATATTTACATTTGAATAAGCATTATTTCTGAGTACAATTTGAGTACAAAAACTTACGTAAACAAAATTACCACAAGAAAAACTGTGAAATGTGCGAAATAAAATCACAGTAAATAAATGAAAAACACCTTGAATAAAAAAGAGGAAGTCGAGTGGGAGTAGTTCCCTTTGGTTTAGATGTGCCGAAAAACCCAGTATTTATGTGCCTTTCGGGACTTGGCACTTTTTGAACAACCGCTTTTGCAACACTTTTGCAACACTTTTTTTCAAAAACGTGTTTTCGGGCAGATGAAATAGTCCCCATTGGCTTACAACTAAACCTAAAAATCGCATAATTTTTAAGGCTTTTGCCCTGTTTTGGGCAGAAGCCTTTTTTGCATATTTGATAAAATTTTCTCTTTAATATATCATCAAATCAGATAAAAACAGCGAGGTGGTTGCTTTGAAAGAACAGAAATATCATTTATATCTTTCCGATGATGAATACAGACAGACTATTCAGTCCCTTGTTCGCTTGAAGAACAACCTAATTTCACAAGGCAGATACACCGACGCAGTTGATGATGTTTTGTTCAAAGTCTTAAAAACAAAAAGAGCCTGCACCCGGAACAATCATATTCTTTGATTGGGAAAGCGACGGCATAACCGACCATACAGGTATCGTTGAAAAGTGCGAAAACGGAAATGTTTACACCATAGAGGGCAATTCGTCAGACACGTGCAGAACCAAAACATATCCGGTTGGAAGTTCAGTTATCTACGGATATGGCATTCCGGCATATTAAAAAAGATGGCTGCTCGTTTGAGTAGCCATCAAGTACATTATAGTTGAGAGATTCTATACCGGAATGTATCTGTTTGCCGTTATACTGCACCGCCGTTATCTTGCGTGCTTTCTTTGTAAATGAAAGGATTATGTACCGATTCTTGGCTTTGAATATTTGTTCAGAATATTGTTTATATAATATTTTGCCGTATCATCAAGATTTGCTGACAGTTTTTTAAGGAGTTTTTCCTCATCGTCTGATAAGTATAGCAATAGATTTTTACGACTTTCATCATTTATGAAAATTCCTCCAAACATTCCTCGCTTGGTATATATAGGTGCATATCGGTTTAGAAAATCGACATCTCTGAATATGGTATCTTTACTTACTGCAAAATAGTAGGCTAATTCTACCGCTGTTGTTTCTTTGCATTTATTAAGTAAAAACAGTATTTCAAGTCTGCGTTCAAATGCTGACAACTTGTCTTTCATTACCGACTGCACCTCCTTTCGCTTTCCATTGTACAGGAGTAACTATGCAGTTTTTTCTGGTTTTCAAAAAATATTTTCATAAAATCGCCCTTTCGTGTAAATTTCGTTAAAATTGCACAAAAGAGCGTGGCGGCGCACGGCTATGTTTACTAATAAATTTCAAACAAAAACAGCCAAACTTGCCCGTTCTAAAAATACGGGTAAATTTGGCTGTACGGTATGAGTGTGTTTTTGCTCCACCATCTGAGTCCGAATTATTATTCTTTCTGCTGCTTGCCTTGTGTTGATGAGAGCGATTTCTTCTAATATATACAAATATAATTGGTGTTGGACAACGACACATTATATATCACTCCTAACCGCACGGCAACTCACTTTATAAAAGCGGATACCATATATGCGTGCAAGATTGCCACGCCAAATGTATTTAGTTATATTGAATTTATTTCATTGTTGCAAAAAGTCAAAAAAGACCATAGAATTACTGTAAATTCTACGGCCTTAATATTGGTTTTTGCTTGTTATTTACTTTTTTATATCTTTTTTTCATAATCAACACCTGCGGATATGTCAGCACAGATTATAGTTTTAGCAAGGCTTTCTTTTTGATCTCAAATACATTATTTTGTTCCAAATGCCATAATAGCCGTTCCTGATCCTATCTCGATAGTTTTGATAAATGATATGTAATTTGAGAAATATAATCCGGCTCGACATATGATGAAGCATCCAATAACAGTTTATCAACCGAAGTTCCTAATGCATCAGCTATATTAACCAATGTATCAATTTTTATATTGATTTTTCCTCTTTCAATTTTTGAAAGATGTTTCTCCGATATGTTAGATAATTCGGCTAATTTTTCTTGGGTAAAACCTCGCTGTTCTCTATAATTACGAATGTTATCACCCAATTTTTCGTAATCCATATTTGTAGTATCACTCCTAACATAATTATACTAGTGCTTTGCTGTTTTTTTTTACTGCTCCAATGCTTAATTTAGTAATCACGCAGGATAATACTACCCACATAAATAAAAATAGAGCTACACACATTTATATGGTGTAGCCCTAATAAACTTTTGATTATTATGGAATGTATGGATTTGGATTAAATAAAAGTATAATCAAATCTATCAATATTTTAGCTTAAAAAGTTCATAGTAATAAAAACAAGCTTTTCAATATCTATTGTATAAAAGTTATATATTGTTTACATTACTTTCAATATAATAATTAAATCTTCTATGTCAATCAAGCCGTTACCATCTAAATCGCAATGTTTAAAATCGTTCCAATCAATAGATTTTTCACCCATTCGATAAAATTTTTGGCAATATGTAATATCAAGAAGATCAACTACTCCGTCAGCGTTTACATCACAGCTTGACTTTTTAGTGACATTTGTATTTGCGCTTTCGGCGGTAATCTTAGTTGTAAAGTAAACTGCTTTTCCGTTTTTATCATATCCTGCTGCCGAAACATCAACAAGCCTTATTCCGACCGTCATATCGTTAAGAATTTCTTTGAATTGAACCTCAGCTGCATCGAAAAGCTCATTTTTGGTTAAGCTTCCGCCCGCACCGTTTTGCAGATAGGACAGTGCTATTGTTGCGGTGTTATCATTATTCCACTTAATTCCAAGGGGAGTAAAACCGTTCTTACCGATTAGGCTTTCAAATTGCAAAGCATCATCTTTTTGAAATGTAAATGATACGGTAGCCACCTTTTTAATATTTCCAAGCTGAAATCTAAAAGGAATTATATTCCCTGTAAGAGTATTTTTCTTTACGCTAACCGCCGCTGCGATCGGAAGTGTTTCAGCTTGCTTTTCATTGACGGTAATATCACAGCTTGCTTTTATTCCGTTTACTGTTTGAGCTGTAATCACCGCATTTCCTGTCTTTTTTGCCGTGACTTTTCCGCTTGCTGATATTTGTGCAACATCGGTGTCGGATATGCTCCAAGTGACAGTTTTGTTTGATGCATTTTGGGGCATAATCTCAGCGTTCAGCATTGCACTTTCGCCCTCGGTTAAAACAAGTGCGGACTTGTCAAGTGTTACCGATTGCGGATATATCACCTCGGCTGCGGAAAGCGAATAATAATCAGAAATATAAGTATTTCCGGCATAATCAATCAGTGCAATTTTCGCCTGTGTCAGTCCTTTAAATCCGGAGGTAGATAAATCAAAAGTGATTTCCGATGTTGCATCTGACGATACGGCATCGGGTTCTATCCATTTGGTAATCGGCTCATTTCCCGTTGCGGTTGCACACACTCCTTGAATAAAGTGATTGTCATGGACGGTTACAATCCACTTTGCCCCCTCTATACGGCTTGAAATTACCTCCGGTGGTACACTGTCAATCACAATCGGAAAAGCTTTTGTTTCTTCGTGTTGTCCAAGTGTTGCCGTTATTTTATAAACATAATTTCCGTCATCGAGAGGAGTGTTCCATACATCAAACGGTGCCCAGCCCTTTGCTGCCATTGGTGTGTAATAGCCTTCAGAGGAATGATAGCTTTTTGAAACATTTGTCGAGCTTTCGCTGTAAACGGTATTTCCGTCAGAGTCATCTACCGAAAAAGTCAGTTTATCGGCATTTCTGAGGAGTGAAACGGCGGCGGTCACATTTTTGCCGGTTTCGCTGCCCTTTATCGCAATTTTATTTGCGTTATATTCTGTCGCTCCGTCGACATAGTAATTATGACCGAGAATATATCCGCCGCCATCACTGTTTCTGAACTGTCCGATTTGTGTTTCGCAGATTGAAGCAGGTTCATCATCATAAATATCAGAATCAAATATGTTAAGCGCTTGCCAATCTCCAAAAAAGCCCATAAACGGATAAGAAAGTGATACTTCATCATTTTGTATCGGAGTCATCGTCACAAATCCCTCAATATAAATTCCGTTTGGAAATTGAGCTTTGAGATTTGCCTTTCCTTTTTCCGTCAATTCAATTTTGACATTGACCGGAGTTTCTCCGTTTGGAACAACTGTGATTTTTTTCGGAATTGTTACGGAAACCTCATCGTCCGAAAGCTTTCTTGCCTTTTGCGCCATATAAACGACACCGTTTTCCGAAACCGTATCTTCCGTCAAAACGGTTATTGTTGGCTCATATTGAAGCGTATCATCGCCAATAGATACTGCTTTAAAATCAAAGCTGAAATTTCCGTTTTCATTATATCCGATTTCTGCTTTCGGTCTTGAATTATCCGAATTTAAAAGAAAAACATCTGATTTCATCGCATTTTGCAGTTGAACCAGACCCGCACCTTGTTTTCTCGGTGAGTACGGAATACCGTTTTCGTCCTGAACGGGAACTGCAGTACTCATCATCAGAGCATTAAAAAGACTCGTTCTTTGCTCGGCTGTCATATTTATTCCGTCACGATTTTCCGAAATGTATTGTTGCATAACAGCTGCCGCACCTGCCATATGCGGTGACGCCATTGATGTACCGCTCATATTCCCGTAAAGTCCGTTCGGAAGCGTTGAGTAAATATCTCCGCCGGGGGCAGTGATTTCGGGTTTCAATTTTAAGTCGGAAGTAACACCCCAAGAAGAAAAATCACTCATTTTTCCGCTATAAGTATCTTTGAATGTGTCAACATAATCTTTGCTTACGGAAAGTTTTTTATCGGGCTGTCCGCAAAGATATTCACCGTCGGTTTTGCTGATAAAGACACAGGGGATTTTGTTATCGGTGGACATATTTATAAGCGCACCGTCAACATTATCATAAATGATTGCGGCAAGCGCACCGGCATTTTTTGCGTTGCTTTCCTTTTGAGCAAACGTCAGAACTTCCCCGTTTTCCTCACCGGCACGCTGAATCAGAGCAATTTTTTCTTTGAGGTTTTTGCCTGAAAAATCTGTTGCAGCACCGACGCCGCAATCGACATATTCAAGTGTGCCTGAAAGAGATATAAGCCGGTCGCTTTCTTTTTCTGCCGGATCATTATAACGAATTTTTCTGCCGTTTGCAAGCAGATAAATTGATGTCGTTTCGATATTGTTCATACTCGCAATCGAAAGAGCGACTTCATAGGTTGATGGTGAGGCGACCACACCGTTATCGGGTTCTGTCGCTTTCGACAAATCGTTTCCGGCTGCATTCTCATATGTTGAGCTGTATTCGTTTCCGGCTGCACAGTATAAAGCTATTCCTGAATTTTTTACACGATTATAAACTTCACGCATAGATTTATATGCACTTTCGGAAAAGCCTGCCGTTGAGCCAAGGCTCATATTAATGGCATCCACGCCGAATTTAACCGAATCGTCAAGCGCTGCCAGAATATCGTCATCATATGCACCGCCGGATGAATCACCGAACACCTTCATAATAAACAGCTGTGCATCAGGTGCGACACCCTCGACCACACCGCCACTGTTTGCACCGACAATTCCGGCAACGTGCGTTCCGTGCGATTCACCACCGGAAACATTGGTGTCAACATCGGCATAATCATATGCGTATGGGATTTTATCGTTGATATAGACCTTTGAAACATTCAACTTTCCAATCGTCATTTTATTGTTTTTTATAACGCTTTCAATATCCTCTTTGGAATATTTCGGACTGTTCACCGATGAAAATGCCGGGTGCGATAAGTCAAGTCCGGTATCGAGAATTGCTACGGCACTGTTTTTGCCCGTAAAACCCAAATCACCGGCAATATCGCCGCCTATCGCGGATACTCCGCCGCTTGAATAGGTATCTATCGGTTCAGGCAAAGAGTAAAATTCTGCAACAAAAGCTTCTTTTACACCGTCGGTTTGTTTGATAGCTTCCAAGTCCGCAATATTCGCTTCAACAGCCAAACCGTTCATAATTGTAGAATACTCACGCTTAACGGTAAAATCCATACCGCTTTGAACAAGGCTTTTTTTGACAGACTTGCGATTCTGCTCAAGCCTTTGCTCTATCTCTTTTGCTTCTTTTGATGAAAGAAAATCCGAAACATTAGAATATGTATTGATTTTTTCACTGTAAGAAAGCAAAGGCGAGTCTTCAAGTTCAATAATAATACGAGTGTCTTTATTCTCATCACTTTTGCTGATACAATCTGACAGCGAAACAAAAATGTCATTAGTTTCGGCAAATACAGCTGAATTTGAAATTATAAGAAACGCCGAAATAAATGCTGAAATCATGCGTTTGAAAAATTTATTATTCATTTTATTTTCTTAAAACCCTTTCGTAAATAATTTGGCGTTATTTACGGTTAGTGACGACTAACTATAAATAATATATCATAAATGTTTTGATTTGTAAAGTATCTACAAATATTTTTTTCAGTATTGACAAATTAAATTTGTTGTGATACATTTTATTTTGTTAATTATGGTGTGACGACCGAACAAAAGAGCCGAGAACAGGGCTCTTTTAAAAAATACTACGGTTAGTTAAGACAAACCACAAATGAGGAGTGATGTACGAAATATTTATTTTTTTTACAGGTAAGTTAGTTAAAACTAATCTAATAATCAACTAAAGCAGCGAGGTGATCAAGTGAACTTACGCAAAAAAATAATCGGAGCAATTGTAACTGTGTTGATTGTAATAACAAACATTGTTGTCTTTGCACAGACAGAGAAAAAACCGCAAACCACATTAGCGGTTGAACCAAAACGCACCGAAGCAGGGATAGAGTATAATTTATACTTAGAAAACACGAACTGTTTAAGTACGCTTTTCTTTGAGATGAATTTTGACGGTAAAAATGTCGGAAAAGCAACTCTTGAAAAGAACGAATGCTTTGACATATTGCATACAACTTGGAATACCGACAACAGGATTTCTGTAAAAGGATACCTCGGAAGAACCGGTAATAAAATGGGGTTTTCGTCAAACGAAAGAATTAAGGTTGCGAAAATCGTCATTCCGATTGATGTTTCCTCAGCCGGGGAGTTTATTGCGGATATATCAAATGTGATATGTGCCGGAATTACCGAAACAGACGGTACTGCGGTAAAAGGAGAAGTAAAAGTTTACGAAACAAGTATAAAGTATTCCGCAAAAGAGTGCAGCATTTTAGATTTCAGTCAAGATGCGGTTGATATTCTTTCTTCCAAAGCTCAAAATGTCGATGTGATTTTTGCGGCATATGACGAAAACGGCAAATTGGTAAGCGCTCACAAAGAAAATGTTACATTACAGCAAGGCAAAAATAAACTTGATGTCAGCGGAATTGATTTCACTAATTCCGAGTCTATATCAGTTATGATATGGGATAGTATGGCATCAATGCGTCCATTTGCGGATAAAGCAACGATAAATAAATAGAATGGAGATTATGCGATGAAAAATTTATTCAAAAAAACAATGATAACGATGTGTTCGGCAGTGATGCTGATGGGAATCGGCGCGGTCAGCGCCAATGCTGCCACTACAACGGTCGGAGATTTTACGGTTGACCGCTCAAAATCCGGCTACTCCTCGCCGTATGTGGTAAGCATTTCGGCATATAACGGCGAAGGCGGCAAAATCACTTTGCCGACAACCGCAGAAATCAACGGGAAGGAATATCAGATAACCTCTGTCGGCAATGCATTTGAGGAAAACGAAAGTATTACCGGCGTCACGATTCCGGACGGATATACGGAAATAGGACTCAGTGCGTTCAAGGATTGTACGGGACTGCAAAGCGTTGAAATCCCCGGATCTGTGGATATGATTTCAACAAACGCATTTTCCGGCTGCACAGCACTTAATACCGTAAATTTTGACGATGATACGGCAGCGTCGCTTACGATCAATTTAGGTGCATTTGCAAATTGTACCGCACTCACCTTTATTGAGCTTCCGGCAAGACTCAGCTCGACAAGATACAATTTTCTGTACGGCTGCGATGCATTGACATCAATCACAATGAAAGACGGTGCGCAAAAGTTTGCCACTGTTGATAATGTACTTTACAATGTCAGCGATGATGAGGCGGTAATGGTTGTATATCCCGGCGGAAAACCGGAAACGGAATACACCATTCCGACAGAAGTGAACGGAAAAGCAGTAACTTCCACTGCAATGCACCTTTTCAGAAACAACTCTGTTTTGAAAAAAGTTACCGTTCCGGCAAGCATTACAAGCTTGGGTGGCTACACATTTAACGGAATGAAAGCCATTGAGGAAATTGTCCTTGAGCATGAAACAGCTCCGTCAATCGGCTCGGAAATTTGCACCGAGATGAATACCGGCAGCAAGGTCATTGTGAAAAACGAAGAAGTTGCAAAGATTTTTGAATCCACATCTGCATATACCAAATATTATACACCCGAAAAAACAACTATAACTGTTGCGGGGCAAACTCCTGAAGTCAAGACAGTTTCCACAAGCTTTTCTGTTTCGGCAGAGCCGGAAATAAAGGACGGAAAAGCGGTTTACAGCATTTATTTTGATAACGCCGAAAATGTGAATACGGTTCTTTTAAAGGTGTCATTCGATACGGCACAGGTTAGTGAAGGTACGGTTACGGTTGCAAATGACAAATTCACAAGCGGAACATCAAACTGGACAGAAGAAAACGGAAAACTTATCTTAAAGGCATATGTCGGAATTACCGGAAATGTTTCGGGATTTTCTTCAGCAGAAAAAACAAAGCTTGCAGAAATTGCCGTTCCTTTAAAAGCTGATGCAAAGGGAAATATCACTGCAAAAATAACCGATGCGAAAGCGGCAGGCGTTGTCGGTGAAGATGAGTCGGCAATGAACGGTACAGTCACAATGGGCACATCATCGGCAAACGTATTTGTTCCGAATTATGATGTAAATAGCAACGGTACGGTCGATATTATTGATATTACCGAGGCGCAAAGATACTATCAGGTAGCATCATCGGATGAAACTTGGGCAAAAGCGAAAGCAATGGATGTAAACGGCGACAACAAGGTTGACATTCAGGACTACATAGACATATTCAATCATTTAAGCGATTTCTAAAAAGGAGTATATATGAAGAATAAAATTTTTAACAGATTATCTTCTCTTGTAGTGATTGCGGCTATGCTGATGGGATTTACCGTCAGCGTATCTGCCGGCAATGACGGACTGATTGGTGCAAATATCAAAGACGGTCAGCTCCTCGGTTATTTCGGAGACGGCGGAGATATAAAAATTCCCGATACCGTCACCATTATTGCGGGAGAGGCATTTTTAAATAACGATAATATCACAAGCGTAACAATTCCAGGCAGCGTACAGGTAATCGGCTACCATGCATTTGACGGCTGTACCGAATTGGAACGGGTTATATTTGAAGACCCGACAGACGGAGCCGATTTGATTATCCGATTGGATGCTTTTGCAAATTGCCCGAAACTTACGGAATGTGAAATTCCCGCAGTGGCAAGCTATGTGACGGCGAATGTATTCAAAGGTTGCAGCAGTATGGAAAAAATAAAGGTACATCCGCAAAACCCGTATTATTTTACGGACGATAATGGCGTTATGTTCGGACCGCGGGTCAATGAGGGTGAGCCGCAGTATGACGATCCGAATTTGACATTGACGGCTTATCCGAGCGGTAGAGAGGGATTATACAGTATCCCCGAAAGCGTTCAAGGAAGAACCGTTGACCGCATCTGGTCAGGGGCATTCAAAAATGCCGAAAAGCTGACGGATATAGAGATTCCCGAAAACGTAAAAATCATCGGAGGCAACGCTTTTGAGCATTCGGGATTAACCGATGTAACAGTACCCGATACGGTAGAGTCGCTGGGTTCCGGGGCGTTTGAAGATTGCACAAAGCTTACGCATATTCAGTTACCGAAAAATCTGACAAGCATACCGCACAGCATTTTCAAAGGCTGTACAAGCCTTTCGTCAATCGAGTTCCCACAAGCGGCGACCAATATTGAAATGTATGCATTTGCCGATTGCAAATCGCTTACAAATCTAATTCTTCCGGACGGACTTGTGAATATTACACTGGCGGCATTTGAGGGCTGCACCAATCTGCAAAGAGTGGTGATTCCGGCAAGTGTCACGGGATTTCCGAATGATGATACGCTCGGAGCTTATGATATGTTCCCCGACAGTCCGAAAAGCCTTGTTGTATATGTAGAGAAAGGCTCAAACGGAGAGCGATGGGCGGTGAATAATGTTGCCGACTGGGGTTATCAATACAAAATTCTTGACAGTGTATCCAATCTTGACGGTGTTGATTTCGGAAGCTTTTACTTAATCAATCTCGACAAAAAAGTCAGGGTTGAGGGAAAGTTTTCAATCAATTCGCAGCTTGTTGTGAATGAGATAAATTCGGGCAACGAATATGATGCATTTCAGGCAAAATCGGAAAACGGAATTTTGAAAGTATATGAAGTATCCGCAACCCACGAAAGCGATACCTATACAATCAGTGTCGGACTTTCGGACGGCTGCTCCAAAAATGCAAAGCTGTATTACTATGAAAACGGCGAGGCGGTGGAAATTTCATCATCGCAAGTAAGCAAGACCTTTACCGTACAGACGGACAGTTTGGGATATTTTGCAGTAATTGATTCTTCAATATCCGGCGGAGAAGATCACGAAGTAACGAAAGTAACGCTGAACAAAACCACCGCAGCTATGAAAAAGGGCGACAAACTACAATTATCGGCAACGGTACTGCCACAAACGGCAACGAATAAATCAATTCGTTGGGAAAGCTCAGACAACACGGTAGCGACCGTTGACAGCAAGGGCGTTATAACTGCCGTTTCGGCAGGTAGTGCAAAAATCACGGCAACGGCAGTGAACGGTGTAAATGCTACTTGCACAATCTCCGTTACGGATTCCGAAACCCCAAAACCGGCAGAGGAAAAAATCGAAACCAAAGTATCGCTTAAAGCGGATAAAGCGGTTTCCGAAAAAGGAAAATCGTATTTCACGCTTGCACTTTCCGAATCGTCAAGGATTGCAAATATTCAAATTACTTTTGAAACATCAACCAATGATGTAACAGTCAGCGGAATTAACGGATTTACCGTCATTGGCGACGCAGAGGACGGCAAAGTGGTTTTGGGTTATCTCAATGCAAACGGCGAACTGTTTTCCTCGGCTCAGTCCGCAGATATTGCAAAAATTACGGTCAACGCCGAAAATGCAACACTGAAAATCACCGATGTCAAGGTATCGGGTTGGGACACCGATAAAACCGTAAAATACGGCAAAGTGAACGGAATCGACCCATCCGAGGCAACCTTTACGGATGCACTTTCCTATGACGTAAATCAAGACGGAACGATTGATCTTTTGGATATTACCGAAGCACAGCGTTACTATCGTGCAGATAAGAACAGTTCAAACTGGAATGATGCATCAAAATGCGATTTCAACGATGACGGCAGAATCGACATCGAGGATTATATGGAAATTTGGCTGAATTTTACAAAATAATGACGCATGATACAGGGCTGTATTCTACTATAGCCCTGTCATTTAAGTAGGAGGATATTATGAACAAAATAGCAAAAAAACTGTTTTCGGCTGCTGTGATTGTTTGTTTGAGTATTTCGTCTGTTG
The window above is part of the Hominilimicola fabiformis genome. Proteins encoded here:
- a CDS encoding leucine-rich repeat protein, giving the protein MKNLFKKTMITMCSAVMLMGIGAVSANAATTTVGDFTVDRSKSGYSSPYVVSISAYNGEGGKITLPTTAEINGKEYQITSVGNAFEENESITGVTIPDGYTEIGLSAFKDCTGLQSVEIPGSVDMISTNAFSGCTALNTVNFDDDTAASLTINLGAFANCTALTFIELPARLSSTRYNFLYGCDALTSITMKDGAQKFATVDNVLYNVSDDEAVMVVYPGGKPETEYTIPTEVNGKAVTSTAMHLFRNNSVLKKVTVPASITSLGGYTFNGMKAIEEIVLEHETAPSIGSEICTEMNTGSKVIVKNEEVAKIFESTSAYTKYYTPEKTTITVAGQTPEVKTVSTSFSVSAEPEIKDGKAVYSIYFDNAENVNTVLLKVSFDTAQVSEGTVTVANDKFTSGTSNWTEENGKLILKAYVGITGNVSGFSSAEKTKLAEIAVPLKADAKGNITAKITDAKAAGVVGEDESAMNGTVTMGTSSANVFVPNYDVNSNGTVDIIDITEAQRYYQVASSDETWAKAKAMDVNGDNKVDIQDYIDIFNHLSDF
- a CDS encoding leucine-rich repeat protein, with the translated sequence MKNKIFNRLSSLVVIAAMLMGFTVSVSAGNDGLIGANIKDGQLLGYFGDGGDIKIPDTVTIIAGEAFLNNDNITSVTIPGSVQVIGYHAFDGCTELERVIFEDPTDGADLIIRLDAFANCPKLTECEIPAVASYVTANVFKGCSSMEKIKVHPQNPYYFTDDNGVMFGPRVNEGEPQYDDPNLTLTAYPSGREGLYSIPESVQGRTVDRIWSGAFKNAEKLTDIEIPENVKIIGGNAFEHSGLTDVTVPDTVESLGSGAFEDCTKLTHIQLPKNLTSIPHSIFKGCTSLSSIEFPQAATNIEMYAFADCKSLTNLILPDGLVNITLAAFEGCTNLQRVVIPASVTGFPNDDTLGAYDMFPDSPKSLVVYVEKGSNGERWAVNNVADWGYQYKILDSVSNLDGVDFGSFYLINLDKKVRVEGKFSINSQLVVNEINSGNEYDAFQAKSENGILKVYEVSATHESDTYTISVGLSDGCSKNAKLYYYENGEAVEISSSQVSKTFTVQTDSLGYFAVIDSSISGGEDHEVTKVTLNKTTAAMKKGDKLQLSATVLPQTATNKSIRWESSDNTVATVDSKGVITAVSAGSAKITATAVNGVNATCTISVTDSETPKPAEEKIETKVSLKADKAVSEKGKSYFTLALSESSRIANIQITFETSTNDVTVSGINGFTVIGDAEDGKVVLGYLNANGELFSSAQSADIAKITVNAENATLKITDVKVSGWDTDKTVKYGKVNGIDPSEATFTDALSYDVNQDGTIDLLDITEAQRYYRADKNSSNWNDASKCDFNDDGRIDIEDYMEIWLNFTK